In Thauera sp. JM12B12, one DNA window encodes the following:
- a CDS encoding CTP synthase → MTKYVFVTGGVVSSLGKGIAAASLGAILESRGIKVTHLKLDPYINVDPGTMSPFQHGEVFVTEDGAETDLDLGHYERFTSAKMSKRNNFTTGQIYESVLKKERRGEYLGKTVQVIPHITDEIKAYVKRGAEGADVAIVEVGGTVGDIESLPFLEAIRQMGFEEGRHGTCFIHLTLLPYIPTAGELKTKPTQHSVKELREIGIQPDILLCRADRSIPADERRKIALFCNVMPEAVIECLDADSIYKIPGMLHDQMLDQIVCHKLDILARAADLSVWEKLIHALENPKQTVNIGFVGKYVDLTESYKSLIEALNHAGMHTESKVKIHYIDSEDIERDGCAVLEAMDAILVPGGFGKRGTEGKIAAIRHARENKVPYLGICLGMQLAVVEFARDVAGMEGAHSTEFERDTKFPVIGLITEWKDRTGKIEKRTEESDLGGTMRLGGQLCQLKEGTLAREVYGSAEIMERHRHRYEVNNTLLAKLEEKGLVVAGRAPVTDLCEMVELPADVHPWFVGCQFHPEFTSNPRKGHPLFTAYVKAAIARKQAAASRSEA, encoded by the coding sequence ATGACCAAATACGTCTTCGTTACCGGCGGTGTCGTGTCCTCTCTGGGCAAAGGCATCGCGGCAGCCTCTTTGGGGGCGATCCTCGAGTCCCGCGGCATCAAGGTCACGCACCTCAAGCTGGACCCGTACATCAACGTCGATCCGGGCACCATGAGCCCGTTCCAGCACGGCGAAGTCTTCGTGACCGAAGACGGTGCGGAAACCGACCTCGACCTCGGCCATTACGAGCGCTTCACCAGCGCCAAGATGAGCAAGCGCAACAACTTCACCACTGGCCAGATCTACGAGTCGGTGCTGAAGAAGGAGCGTCGCGGCGAGTACCTCGGCAAGACCGTGCAGGTCATCCCGCACATCACCGACGAGATCAAGGCCTACGTCAAGCGCGGCGCCGAGGGCGCCGACGTGGCGATCGTCGAGGTCGGCGGCACCGTGGGCGACATCGAGTCGCTGCCCTTCCTGGAGGCCATCCGCCAGATGGGCTTCGAGGAAGGCCGCCACGGCACCTGCTTCATCCACCTCACGCTGCTGCCCTACATCCCGACCGCGGGCGAGCTCAAGACCAAGCCGACCCAGCACTCGGTCAAGGAACTGCGCGAGATCGGCATCCAGCCCGACATCCTGCTGTGCCGTGCCGACCGCTCGATCCCGGCCGACGAGCGGCGCAAGATCGCGCTGTTCTGCAACGTGATGCCCGAGGCGGTCATCGAGTGCCTGGACGCCGACTCGATCTACAAGATCCCCGGCATGCTTCACGACCAGATGCTCGACCAGATCGTCTGCCACAAGCTCGACATCCTCGCCCGCGCGGCCGACCTGTCGGTGTGGGAGAAGCTGATCCACGCGCTCGAGAACCCGAAGCAGACGGTCAATATCGGTTTCGTCGGCAAGTACGTGGACCTCACCGAGTCGTACAAGTCGCTGATCGAGGCGCTCAACCACGCCGGCATGCACACCGAGTCGAAGGTCAAGATCCACTACATCGACTCCGAGGACATCGAGCGCGACGGCTGCGCAGTGCTGGAGGCGATGGACGCGATCCTGGTGCCGGGCGGCTTCGGCAAGCGCGGCACCGAGGGCAAGATTGCCGCCATCCGCCATGCGCGCGAGAACAAGGTGCCCTATCTCGGCATCTGCCTCGGCATGCAGCTCGCGGTGGTGGAGTTCGCCCGCGACGTCGCCGGCATGGAAGGCGCGCATTCGACCGAGTTCGAGCGCGACACGAAGTTTCCGGTGATCGGGCTCATCACCGAGTGGAAGGACCGCACGGGCAAGATCGAGAAGCGTACCGAAGAGTCCGACCTCGGCGGCACCATGCGCCTCGGCGGTCAGCTCTGCCAGCTGAAGGAAGGCACGCTGGCGCGTGAGGTCTACGGTTCGGCCGAGATCATGGAGCGCCACCGCCACCGCTACGAGGTCAACAACACCCTGCTCGCCAAGCTGGAGGAGAAGGGGCTCGTCGTTGCGGGCCGCGCGCCGGTCACCGACCTGTGCGAGATGGTCGAGCTGCCCGCCGACGTGCATCCGTGGTTCGTCGGCTGCCAGTTCCATCCCGAATTCACCTCCAACCCGCGCAAGGGTCACCCGCTGTTCACCGCCTACGTGAAGGCGGCGATCGCACGCAAGCAGGCCGCGGCCTCAAGGAGCGAAGCATGA